A single Glycine soja cultivar W05 chromosome 14, ASM419377v2, whole genome shotgun sequence DNA region contains:
- the LOC114384028 gene encoding probable F-box protein At4g22030 — MLLLNSINMLTLAASTMAGVAGSYDGAPVLALKLSSALLFSAATGMLLATNKIQPSQLAEEQRNTARLFKQLQTQIQTEIAIGNPSEGDVRDAIEKVLALDKAYPLPLLGGAMLEKFPAKFEAARWWPESRLSSNDEDKIMEIKNNNNNGWNVELEEEMREVIEVLKRKDMEDYERLGNIALKKNKGFAVSAPLLTGIAALGSVFSGDGLVPALAGALATVVNAFEHGGQVGMVFEMYRTCGGFFQLLEETIETEIEEKDLDKRENGELFEMKMALQLGRSVSQLRELATKSASCRIEGREIHEFASKLF; from the coding sequence ATGCTCCTACTAAACTCGATCAACATGCTAACACTCGCGGCTTCAACCATGGCTGGTGTTGCAGGTAGTTATGATGGTGCACCAGTTTTGGCTCTTAAACTATCATCagcacttttgttttctgcagccACGGGGATGCTACTTGCTACCAACAAAATCCAACCCTCACAACTTGCTGAGGAACAAAGAAACACTGCAAGACTGTTTAAGCAGCTTCAGACACAGATCCAAACAGAAATCGCCATTGGAAATCCAAGTGAAGGAGATGTGAGGGATGCAATAGAGAAGGTTTTGGCTCTAGACAAGGCTTATCCACTCCCCTTGTTGGGTGGTGCAATGCTCGAAAAGTTTCCAGCAAAGTTTGAAGCAGCTAGATGGTGGCCGGAAAGTAGATTATCAAGCAACGACGAAGACAAGATAATGGAGATTaagaacaacaataataatggaTGGAATGTGGAGTTGGAAGAGGAAATGAGGGAGGTTATTGAAGTGTTGAAGAGAAAAGACATGGAAGACTATGAGAGGTTAGGGAATATTGCACTGAAGAAAAACAAGGGTTTTGCTGTTTCAGCACCTTTGCTCACAGGAATTGCTGCACTAGGATCTGTGTTTTCAGGAGATGGATTAGTTCCTGCCCTTGCTGGGGCGTTGGCCACGGTGGTTAATGCTTTTGAGCATGGAGGGCAAGTTGGCATGGTGTTTGAAATGTACAGAACCTGTGGTGGATTTTTTCAGCTGTTGGAGGAGACAATTGAAACcgaaattgaagagaaagacttggacaaaagagaaaatggagAGCTATTTGAAATGAAGATGGCTTTGCAATTGGGAAGAAGTGTGTCACAGCTGAGAGAACTTGCCACAAAATCTGCTTCATGTCGTATTGAAGGGAGGGAGATACATGAATTCGCCAGCAAACTCTTCTAA